A genomic region of Rheinheimera sp. MMS21-TC3 contains the following coding sequences:
- a CDS encoding transport-associated protein — translation MNLATLLLRSLLVASFAFTVVACSDNDAETAGEKIDEVVTDVGNKVEDVCEDVKKEAKAKDTDC, via the coding sequence ATGAATTTAGCAACGCTTTTATTGCGCAGTTTACTAGTCGCTTCTTTCGCTTTTACCGTTGTTGCTTGTAGTGACAATGATGCAGAAACAGCAGGTGAAAAAATCGATGAAGTTGTTACCGACGTTGGTAATAAAGTTGAAGACGTTTGTGAGGATGTGAAAAAAGAAGCAAAGGCTAAAGATACTGATTGCTAA
- a CDS encoding BON domain-containing protein, producing MKRTTLAVMMTFALAATSATVAANDWKDASKDAWIDGKAETTLLLNGNLNSFSIDTDVKNGVVTLTGKVESEVDKALAEELIENLDGVESVDNKLMVEHSDKKRDQNKDGNALKDAKITTVVKTRLLFESEVSGTSINVDTKNGTVTLKGEVDSSAEKDLAITIAKNTKDVKNVVDKLRVDK from the coding sequence ATGAAACGTACAACTTTAGCCGTAATGATGACATTTGCTTTAGCTGCAACTTCAGCCACCGTAGCTGCTAACGATTGGAAAGACGCATCAAAAGATGCGTGGATTGATGGTAAAGCTGAAACGACATTATTATTAAACGGAAATTTAAACTCATTCTCTATCGATACTGATGTAAAAAATGGTGTAGTTACCCTAACAGGTAAAGTAGAAAGCGAGGTTGATAAGGCCTTAGCCGAAGAGCTTATTGAAAACCTTGATGGCGTTGAAAGCGTTGATAATAAGTTAATGGTAGAGCACTCAGATAAAAAGCGTGATCAGAATAAAGATGGTAATGCTTTAAAAGATGCCAAAATTACTACTGTCGTTAAAACGCGGTTATTATTTGAATCTGAAGTCAGTGGTACCTCAATTAATGTTGATACCAAAAATGGCACTGTAACTTTAAAAGGTGAGGTTGACTCTTCAGCAGAGAAAGATTTAGCCATAACCATTGCTAAAAACACTAAAGATGTAAAAAATGTTGTGGATAAATTACGTGTTGATAAGTAA
- a CDS encoding DUF1328 domain-containing protein — MLGWALTFLVIAIIAAVLGFGGIAGAAAGIAKIIFFVFIVLLVISLVFGALRGRKPPL; from the coding sequence ATGTTAGGTTGGGCATTAACTTTTCTTGTGATAGCGATTATTGCAGCGGTATTAGGCTTTGGTGGTATTGCAGGTGCAGCTGCCGGTATAGCCAAAATAATCTTTTTTGTTTTTATCGTTTTATTGGTTATTTCATTAGTTTTCGGTGCACTACGTGGCCGTAAACCACCATTATAA
- a CDS encoding alpha/beta hydrolase — translation MLINTLSKLGLKRLLIILVPLFAITSVKVTADTTVPMPTRIELPQHWQRTVLKEPLYNGNISLVQAGDNTAPILFLIHGLGENGMLDWLPVIKKFESDYHIISIDLPGFGLSDKTIEQLSPSRYAELVHWVIKQFSDKPVIVAGHSMGAAISLRFAADYPQQVSKLIMLDTAGVLQRTIFVKHLAKMPESYQWMEQLGPAKGVFAGVLGKFNRFTERLTSKVLTGLDHLPDPAQLLLNLPMAQRYLYRDRTNINAALGLIYEDFSAAINQVKVPTHIIWGEQDRVTPLRTGQVLALRMPNAQLHIIKNSGHVPMADAPQQLLAVFQQALQQPAEQTTLPEFIASKQDLNCHNQTDNKYSGHYQHIRIIGCRYVQLEQVSAESIYIENAIVSMQDITINSDATALTVLNSAVTITNADLNGLIALHSDNSKIDAAGLNFYATKQAIKLSNDNALYFSVSQIKSPQQQVLHGYSLGNRVNLQ, via the coding sequence ATGCTAATTAATACTCTGTCTAAGCTTGGCCTAAAACGGCTATTAATAATCTTAGTGCCCCTTTTTGCTATAACCAGTGTCAAGGTAACAGCAGACACTACAGTACCTATGCCAACTCGAATTGAATTACCTCAGCATTGGCAGCGTACTGTGTTAAAAGAGCCGCTTTATAACGGTAACATCAGCCTAGTGCAAGCTGGTGATAACACTGCGCCTATCTTGTTTTTAATCCACGGCTTAGGTGAAAACGGCATGCTAGATTGGCTGCCGGTTATTAAAAAATTTGAATCTGATTATCATATTATCAGTATAGATTTACCCGGTTTTGGCTTGTCAGATAAAACTATCGAGCAGTTATCTCCATCTCGCTATGCCGAGCTAGTGCATTGGGTTATAAAGCAGTTTAGCGATAAGCCAGTTATTGTAGCCGGCCATTCCATGGGCGCAGCCATTAGCTTACGCTTCGCCGCAGATTATCCACAGCAGGTAAGCAAGCTGATTATGTTAGATACAGCCGGGGTGTTGCAACGTACTATTTTTGTCAAGCATTTAGCAAAAATGCCTGAATCTTACCAATGGATGGAGCAATTAGGCCCAGCAAAAGGCGTGTTTGCTGGTGTGTTAGGCAAGTTTAATCGTTTTACAGAACGCTTAACCTCTAAAGTGCTAACAGGGTTAGACCATCTGCCAGATCCGGCACAGTTACTGTTAAACCTACCAATGGCCCAACGCTATTTATATCGCGATAGAACCAATATAAATGCCGCTTTAGGCTTAATTTACGAAGACTTTAGCGCTGCCATCAACCAAGTTAAGGTGCCAACCCACATTATATGGGGCGAGCAAGACAGGGTTACACCATTGCGTACGGGCCAAGTTTTAGCGCTCCGCATGCCTAACGCTCAATTGCATATCATTAAAAATTCCGGCCATGTACCTATGGCCGATGCACCACAACAATTACTCGCCGTATTTCAACAGGCATTGCAGCAACCGGCAGAGCAAACGACCTTACCGGAGTTTATTGCCAGCAAGCAGGATCTAAACTGTCATAACCAAACCGATAACAAGTATAGCGGCCACTATCAACATATACGCATTATTGGCTGCCGCTATGTGCAACTTGAACAAGTTAGCGCCGAATCAATCTATATAGAAAACGCTATTGTAAGTATGCAAGATATTACTATTAACAGTGATGCCACTGCCTTAACGGTGCTAAATAGCGCTGTTACTATCACCAATGCCGACTTAAACGGCTTAATCGCTTTACATAGCGATAATAGTAAAATAGATGCTGCCGGCCTAAATTTTTATGCCACTAAGCAAGCCATTAAACTTAGCAACGACAACGCCTTATATTTTTCTGTAAGCCAAATTAAAAGCCCACAACAGCAGGTTTTGCATGGCTATTCATTAGGTAACCGCGTAAATTTACAATAA
- a CDS encoding TraB/GumN family protein — MSLALVYKVNCLIIALFCCELSAKSFVWHVSHEEHQLYVGGTSHLLPASEFPLPVEFYQAYQQAEKLVFEMDMNRKSDPNFNSLFMSFIKYQDGRTLNSVLSSESYLQLRKFAVELEVDINSMASFRPDFVLMQLVNAKLKQLKMAGEGVDDYFFNKGIKDRKSIDHFETIEQHLALMFSTSDGFEDEWVARNLGQLKNIEDDMQQALAAWRSGNRERFTEMANEMLDTKIGQTEYQLLLAERNKSWVEQIDSMMKSPEIEFILVGAMHLAGPNNVLDLLVERGYKVQQLNAINK; from the coding sequence ATGTCTCTTGCTCTCGTTTACAAAGTCAATTGTCTAATCATCGCGCTGTTCTGTTGTGAGCTATCAGCTAAAAGCTTCGTCTGGCATGTCAGCCATGAAGAACATCAACTTTACGTTGGAGGCACCTCACATTTGTTACCAGCTAGTGAATTCCCTCTGCCGGTTGAATTTTATCAAGCCTACCAGCAAGCAGAAAAACTAGTGTTTGAGATGGATATGAACAGAAAGAGTGATCCCAATTTTAATTCTCTATTCATGAGCTTTATCAAGTACCAAGATGGTCGAACTTTAAACTCAGTTCTAAGTTCAGAAAGCTATTTGCAACTGCGAAAATTCGCTGTTGAGCTTGAAGTAGATATAAATAGCATGGCGTCATTTAGACCTGACTTTGTCCTTATGCAACTGGTGAATGCCAAATTAAAGCAACTCAAAATGGCAGGTGAAGGAGTTGATGACTACTTCTTTAACAAGGGAATTAAAGATCGCAAAAGCATAGACCATTTCGAAACAATCGAGCAACATTTGGCTTTAATGTTTTCCACTTCGGATGGCTTTGAAGACGAATGGGTAGCGCGGAATCTCGGCCAGCTTAAAAATATCGAGGATGATATGCAGCAAGCACTAGCGGCGTGGCGCAGCGGTAATCGTGAGAGATTTACCGAAATGGCAAATGAGATGTTAGATACTAAAATAGGCCAAACCGAATATCAACTATTGTTGGCTGAACGCAATAAAAGCTGGGTGGAACAGATTGATTCAATGATGAAATCGCCAGAAATAGAATTCATATTGGTTGGGGCTATGCACTTAGCAGGACCAAACAATGTTTTGGACTTGCTTGTCGAGAGAGGGTATAAAGTACAACAACTAAACGCGATCAATAAATAA
- a CDS encoding VOC family protein, with protein MISYVTIGVSDLAKAKTFYSQLFYDLGAKVLVDMGRICFIGKDMKQPMLAVCVPYNQEPAQPGNGNMVSFSPGSKEAVDTLYKKAIELGATCEGAPGQRIPDVFYGAYVKDLDGNKLCFSYFG; from the coding sequence ATGATCAGTTATGTAACTATAGGCGTTAGTGATTTAGCCAAAGCAAAAACGTTTTACAGCCAGTTATTTTACGATCTAGGCGCTAAAGTTTTAGTAGATATGGGCCGGATCTGTTTTATCGGTAAAGACATGAAACAGCCTATGTTGGCCGTGTGTGTGCCTTATAACCAAGAACCCGCTCAGCCTGGGAACGGCAATATGGTGTCTTTTTCTCCAGGTAGCAAAGAAGCGGTAGATACCTTATATAAAAAAGCTATTGAATTAGGGGCAACTTGTGAAGGTGCGCCAGGGCAACGTATTCCAGATGTATTTTATGGCGCTTATGTAAAAGACCTTGATGGCAATAAGCTTTGTTTTAGCTATTTTGGCTAA